Proteins found in one Lutimonas zeaxanthinifaciens genomic segment:
- a CDS encoding amidohydrolase: MTLRFYYLKILIACLILSSCSNFEKEFGTMIIHGGTIYTVDSAQTTVEAVVTKNEKILFAGSFGEAKNFQNEQTEIIDLKGKTMTPGLIEGHGHFMGLGYNELELDLMNTRSYQDIIDAVAEKVKASEPGEWIVGRGWHQSKWDSLPANIVKGFQTHHLLSEVSPDNPVYLRHASGHAGFANAKAMEMAGLNGFVKEGIKSFQIEGGEIIVDQFGNPTGIFNERAQSIIYKHIPEKTSETDVQAFDLAIKACYENGITSFHDAGISKETIALYEEMKLAGKMNIRMYAMLTGWDEELLDEWYEKGPMIDPDHRFTIRSVKLNCDGALGSRGAWLLEPYADRPDHFGHETLPMDFVKKTAINGLKNNFQVCSHAIGDRANREILDRYESALSEMSMLGADHRFRIEHAQHLHPDDIPRFAQLNVIPAMQAVHMSSDRPWAIDRLGKKRIIEGAYMWQDLLQSGVPIVNGTDVPVEPINPIASFYASVSRKTLEGTPEGGYEPEQKMTRAQALKSYTLDAAYGAFEENIKGSISIGKLADFTIYDQDLMTVHEKEILSTEIVMTIFNGKVVYEKIE, encoded by the coding sequence ATGACACTTCGATTTTATTATTTAAAAATACTCATCGCTTGCCTTATTTTAAGTTCATGTTCTAATTTTGAAAAAGAATTTGGGACCATGATTATTCATGGAGGAACCATTTATACAGTCGACTCTGCACAAACAACTGTAGAAGCAGTTGTTACAAAAAACGAGAAAATTCTCTTTGCAGGAAGTTTTGGAGAAGCTAAAAACTTTCAAAATGAACAAACCGAGATCATAGATTTAAAAGGTAAGACGATGACTCCAGGTTTAATTGAAGGGCATGGTCATTTTATGGGCTTAGGCTATAATGAATTAGAGCTTGACCTGATGAATACAAGAAGCTATCAGGATATTATAGATGCGGTTGCTGAGAAAGTGAAAGCATCAGAACCAGGTGAATGGATTGTTGGCAGAGGATGGCATCAAAGTAAATGGGATAGTTTGCCAGCAAATATTGTTAAAGGATTTCAGACGCATCATTTACTTAGCGAAGTATCACCAGATAACCCCGTTTATTTAAGACATGCCAGTGGTCACGCGGGCTTCGCCAATGCCAAGGCTATGGAAATGGCTGGTTTGAATGGGTTTGTCAAAGAAGGAATTAAGTCTTTTCAAATAGAAGGTGGAGAAATTATTGTAGATCAATTTGGAAATCCAACCGGGATTTTTAATGAACGTGCTCAATCTATAATTTATAAACACATTCCGGAAAAGACATCTGAAACGGATGTTCAAGCTTTTGATCTGGCCATTAAAGCCTGTTATGAAAATGGTATAACAAGTTTTCATGACGCTGGCATATCAAAAGAAACCATAGCCTTATATGAGGAGATGAAGTTAGCCGGAAAAATGAATATTAGAATGTATGCTATGCTTACCGGCTGGGATGAGGAATTACTCGATGAATGGTATGAGAAAGGCCCTATGATTGATCCGGATCACCGTTTTACGATACGCTCTGTAAAATTAAATTGCGATGGTGCTCTGGGATCAAGAGGTGCATGGCTTTTAGAACCTTACGCGGATCGTCCTGATCACTTTGGCCATGAGACGCTTCCTATGGATTTTGTCAAAAAAACAGCAATAAACGGTCTTAAGAACAATTTTCAAGTCTGTTCACATGCCATTGGAGATCGAGCAAACAGAGAAATTCTGGATCGTTATGAATCTGCCTTATCTGAAATGTCTATGCTAGGAGCAGATCACAGATTTCGTATTGAACATGCGCAACATTTACACCCCGATGATATTCCTCGTTTTGCTCAATTAAATGTGATTCCCGCCATGCAGGCAGTACATATGTCTTCAGACAGGCCCTGGGCCATTGACCGTTTGGGTAAAAAACGTATCATAGAGGGCGCCTACATGTGGCAGGATTTACTACAAAGCGGTGTTCCTATTGTTAATGGAACTGATGTCCCAGTGGAACCCATAAACCCGATAGCTAGCTTCTATGCCAGTGTAAGCCGAAAGACACTTGAAGGGACTCCTGAAGGGGGATATGAACCTGAACAAAAAATGACACGAGCACAAGCATTGAAATCGTATACCTTAGATGCTGCCTATGGGGCCTTCGAAGAAAATATTAAAGGTTCTATTAGCATTGGTAAACTGGCTGATTTTACAATTTACGATCAAGATTTGATGACGGTTCATGAAAAGGAGATTTTAAGTACTGAAATTGTCATGACTATTTTTAATGGTAAAGTAGTTTATGAGAAAATAGAGTAA
- a CDS encoding P1 family peptidase codes for MNRIVSIFIIVLIFSQSYGQKPRARDLGVPFVGTTGEFNAITDVKGVEVGYSTIISGEGKNVLGKGPVRTGVTAIFPRGKAKKFSPVYANWYSLNGNGEMTGTTWVTESGFLETPIMITNTNSVGEVRQAVLKWYVDTDWYNGENWWYTYPVVAETYDGFLNDIYGFHVKEKHVLEAIENSSGGKIAEGNVGGGTGMMSLGFKGGTGTSSRIFKIKDSTYTVGALVQSNFGAKRNLSIAGVPVGIELKDTLNYEFNAPPTSRRQEGDGSIIVILATDVPLLPHQLKRIAQRIPLGVGIVGGRGSNGSGDIFLAFSTANEKAFNRDEMTSVETMSNDLLMPVFEATVQAVEEAIINAMVAADTMTGIHGNKAYAIPHDLLIETLKNYNRIKK; via the coding sequence ATGAATAGAATAGTTTCAATTTTTATAATCGTTCTTATTTTTTCCCAGTCATACGGGCAAAAACCAAGAGCAAGGGATTTGGGGGTTCCCTTTGTGGGTACAACAGGAGAATTCAATGCAATTACAGATGTGAAAGGTGTAGAAGTTGGATATAGCACAATTATTTCGGGCGAAGGAAAAAATGTTTTAGGAAAAGGACCTGTTCGAACCGGAGTCACTGCCATATTTCCAAGAGGGAAAGCCAAAAAATTTAGTCCGGTTTATGCCAACTGGTACAGTTTAAATGGTAATGGGGAAATGACAGGTACAACTTGGGTAACTGAATCTGGTTTTCTTGAAACGCCAATTATGATTACCAATACCAATAGTGTTGGTGAAGTAAGACAAGCTGTGCTGAAATGGTATGTTGATACTGATTGGTATAATGGAGAAAACTGGTGGTATACCTATCCGGTAGTTGCGGAAACATATGACGGATTTCTTAATGACATTTATGGGTTTCACGTAAAAGAAAAGCATGTTTTAGAGGCTATAGAAAATTCTTCAGGAGGAAAAATAGCTGAAGGAAATGTTGGCGGAGGGACTGGAATGATGAGTTTGGGCTTTAAAGGTGGAACTGGAACGTCATCAAGGATTTTTAAGATAAAGGATTCAACTTATACAGTTGGTGCACTTGTACAGTCAAATTTTGGAGCTAAAAGAAATTTATCAATTGCAGGCGTACCTGTTGGCATAGAGCTAAAAGATACTTTAAATTATGAATTCAACGCACCGCCAACATCGAGAAGACAAGAAGGAGATGGCTCTATTATAGTAATTCTTGCAACTGATGTACCCTTATTACCACACCAATTAAAAAGAATCGCCCAAAGAATTCCCTTAGGGGTTGGTATTGTTGGTGGACGAGGAAGTAATGGCTCCGGAGACATATTTTTGGCATTTTCAACAGCAAATGAAAAGGCTTTTAATCGCGACGAAATGACATCTGTAGAAACCATGTCAAATGATTTGCTAATGCCAGTTTTTGAGGCAACTGTCCAAGCTGTTGAAGAAGCAATCATCAATGCTATGGTCGCTGCTGATACTATGACAGGAATTCATGGAAATAAAGCCTATGCCATTCCTCATGATTTACTTATTGAAACTTTAAAAAATTATAATCGGATAAAAAAATAA
- a CDS encoding helix-turn-helix domain-containing protein yields MNREIIDINDYTILLEEASSDKSLVDSCFFDEPVIAIAFYGAGDVGLKVKFDGKDKEFHHTKGIVLSFYADSKVEFEHYVSRLKPLQCLVIATTVRNINKLPNGESQFLEKFLHQLVHPKDHYVEGPVFNMSPEMFHLVEQFFSNTYHGEIKMMFYKSHIAALLSHYFAQLAVQHKTTLDTSLLEKVNLAQEILVSDLENPPSLTELAHKIGINTNKLKIEFKAQFGVPVFKYLQNERLKKAYNLIKNEQNTIQEAAWAVGYDSLGSFSNAFEKKFGYRPSQV; encoded by the coding sequence ATGAATCGTGAAATAATTGACATAAATGATTATACGATTTTATTGGAAGAGGCTTCATCCGATAAAAGTTTAGTTGATTCATGTTTTTTTGACGAGCCGGTAATCGCTATTGCCTTTTATGGTGCGGGTGATGTTGGCCTTAAGGTCAAGTTTGATGGAAAAGACAAAGAATTCCATCACACCAAAGGTATAGTTCTATCATTTTATGCAGATAGTAAAGTGGAATTTGAACATTATGTTTCAAGACTGAAGCCTCTTCAGTGCCTGGTTATAGCAACAACCGTCAGAAATATAAACAAATTGCCAAATGGCGAAAGTCAGTTTTTAGAAAAATTTTTACATCAGCTGGTACACCCAAAAGATCATTATGTTGAAGGACCTGTGTTCAATATGAGTCCGGAAATGTTTCATTTAGTGGAACAGTTCTTTAGCAATACTTACCATGGTGAAATTAAAATGATGTTCTACAAAAGCCATATCGCAGCTTTACTTTCTCATTATTTTGCCCAATTGGCGGTTCAACACAAGACAACCCTTGATACTTCGCTGCTGGAAAAAGTTAATCTGGCCCAGGAAATTTTAGTTTCTGATTTAGAAAATCCGCCTTCCTTAACCGAGCTTGCCCATAAAATAGGGATCAACACCAATAAACTGAAAATAGAATTCAAAGCACAGTTTGGTGTTCCCGTTTTCAAATACTTACAAAACGAACGTTTAAAAAAAGCCTACAACTTAATTAAGAACGAGCAGAATACAATCCAGGAAGCTGCCTGGGCAGTGGGTTATGACAGTTTAGGTTCCTTCTCAAATGCGTTCGAAAAAAAGTTTGGCTACAGACCGAGCCAGGTATAA
- a CDS encoding DUF5367 family protein — MISKKLYSIVCAILVWILGLSFYLLSFYVPVLKNPELQSNIVLALAIIPSSCLGTYLFYKKRYLKPTSLALTFITVAIVMDMLITVPVFVIPNGGSYSSFFGDPMFYTLVVEFYFIVLYYGNYLTKTAEA; from the coding sequence ATGATCAGTAAAAAACTGTATAGCATTGTATGCGCCATCTTAGTCTGGATTTTGGGCCTTAGCTTTTACCTCTTATCGTTTTATGTACCCGTTTTAAAAAATCCTGAACTTCAATCTAATATTGTACTGGCTTTAGCCATTATTCCAAGTTCATGTTTAGGGACCTATCTGTTCTATAAAAAGAGATATTTGAAACCAACATCACTTGCACTTACCTTCATAACAGTGGCTATTGTAATGGATATGCTGATAACGGTCCCTGTATTTGTAATTCCAAACGGAGGAAGTTATTCATCGTTTTTTGGAGATCCTATGTTTTACACGCTGGTCGTAGAGTTTTACTTCATTGTACTGTATTATGGGAACTATTTAACCAAAACAGCAGAGGCATGA
- a CDS encoding DUF1772 domain-containing protein, with protein sequence MFWFLAASAVIYLIGTFGVTAFGNVPLNNELEALHLKELSITELKSFRNYYESLWN encoded by the coding sequence ATGTTTTGGTTTCTGGCAGCATCTGCAGTTATCTATCTGATAGGAACTTTTGGTGTGACAGCCTTTGGAAATGTTCCACTCAATAATGAATTAGAAGCTTTACACCTTAAAGAGCTAAGTATAACTGAATTGAAAAGCTTCAGAAACTATTATGAAAGCCTATGGAATTGA
- a CDS encoding carboxymuconolactone decarboxylase family protein, with the protein MPFFKHLNELSDITDITWNDRKRLGPLDKASQQIMRGKSSFTYAQKELFAAYVSGLNACSFCYGSHVAVAENFGVSPKIVEALIDDITSAPVENHEKPVFEFLKKLTLSASKLKQEDADEVFKAGWSEEDLQEVILVGCLFNFYNRLLDGHGVKGNKAIYHFGADHLHKKGYGVPWFIGLIKGLIKKSKLKKLQEFEA; encoded by the coding sequence ATGCCATTTTTTAAACATTTAAACGAACTATCAGATATTACAGATATCACCTGGAACGACCGAAAAAGGCTAGGTCCGTTAGATAAAGCCTCGCAACAGATCATGCGCGGAAAATCAAGTTTTACCTACGCCCAGAAAGAGCTTTTTGCAGCTTATGTTTCTGGTCTTAATGCCTGCAGTTTTTGTTATGGTTCTCATGTAGCTGTAGCAGAAAATTTTGGAGTTTCTCCAAAAATAGTGGAAGCACTAATCGATGATATTACATCAGCGCCCGTAGAAAATCACGAAAAACCAGTGTTTGAATTTCTCAAGAAACTGACGCTGTCTGCCAGTAAACTTAAACAAGAAGATGCTGATGAGGTATTTAAGGCAGGTTGGAGCGAGGAAGATCTGCAAGAGGTAATCCTTGTTGGTTGTCTTTTCAATTTTTATAATCGTTTACTTGATGGTCATGGTGTAAAAGGAAATAAAGCCATTTACCATTTTGGAGCAGACCATTTGCATAAAAAGGGTTATGGTGTACCTTGGTTTATAGGACTTATCAAGGGCTTAATTAAAAAAAGCAAATTAAAAAAGCTTCAGGAATTTGAAGCATAA
- a CDS encoding NmrA family transcriptional regulator → MKTENILVIGGTGKTGRRVVEQLRKKGIEPRIGSRNASPGFDWDDKATWIDALNGIEKMYVSYYPDLAVPGAKEAIESLTYLAKELGVKKMVLLSGKGETEAEACEKIVMDSGMDFIIVRASWFNQNWSESFFLEPILSGDVALPLSDVLIPFVDANDIAEVAATVLLDDTYNGEIIEVTGPELITFKDIVNIISKTSKRDLNFTTSHLRSM, encoded by the coding sequence ATGAAAACAGAAAACATTTTAGTCATTGGAGGAACCGGTAAAACGGGTCGTCGTGTAGTAGAACAATTAAGAAAAAAAGGTATTGAACCAAGAATTGGTTCCAGGAATGCATCACCAGGCTTTGACTGGGATGATAAAGCTACCTGGATAGATGCCTTAAATGGGATTGAAAAAATGTATGTTAGCTATTATCCTGACCTGGCGGTTCCGGGAGCCAAAGAGGCTATAGAAAGTTTAACGTATTTGGCCAAAGAGTTAGGCGTTAAAAAAATGGTTTTGTTATCCGGAAAAGGAGAGACAGAAGCAGAAGCCTGTGAAAAAATTGTGATGGATTCCGGCATGGATTTTATCATTGTCAGGGCATCCTGGTTTAACCAAAATTGGAGCGAAAGCTTCTTTTTAGAACCTATTCTGTCCGGAGATGTGGCCTTACCACTGTCTGATGTTTTGATTCCATTTGTTGATGCCAATGATATTGCTGAAGTTGCTGCAACCGTTTTACTGGATGACACCTATAATGGAGAAATCATTGAGGTAACAGGTCCGGAATTAATCACGTTTAAGGATATTGTCAATATTATATCAAAGACCAGTAAAAGAGATTTGAATTTTACGACATCACACTTGAGAAGTATGTAG
- a CDS encoding SulP family inorganic anion transporter, which yields MEATPKNGIQGLVENWKSDLIAAVSVALIALPLSLGIALAAGAPAMAGIFSAIVGGLVTTFYRGGHISVNGPAKGVIGVILMGIALMDDGSGQAFNYVLAAIVVSGAIQMVLGLLKLGRLADIFHTSVIHGILAAIGIIIFAKQIHVAMGTQSDSPSIVQNLIDAVKFLPDANPFVLIISLTGLLLLLFHSKISYRFFHLLPAPIWVIALSIPFVYAFNFFDERTLSFLGKAYEVGPQLLLDMPDTIRDSIMHPNFAKINTLAFWTTVFSILIITSIESLAIAKAVDKIDPYRRKTDLNKDLTGIGLSTMVAGLIGGMPIIAVIIRSTVNIHNGAKTKWSNLYQGLLLLLFIVVLSPVMRQVPLCAFAILLVYTGFKLASPSVFKQAYNHGTEQLVFFIGTMVLTLYTNLLVGLLGGLLLVLLTHMLLARLSIPEFFKMVYSSRTKLLKRPDGTFDLKIRGIANFLGILKVEKLAMQIPAGADVNIDLSETRMVGMTYMDFLAEYLKTQRATGGEVFITGLDSHVSSSTYNRALKISLVSSVAKLSPRQKRLRNLATEKNYQYTSQVDWNTIYLKKFHFFEIRPIERKYNCLRGTFKDLDISWEIADVTFNEGQAFTAETFNTTLMVLKLNKKIPVFTMEKEGMLEKLFDRVIAFTGYKDIDFKMYPDFSKKFLLMGNNESEIRSFFTEEIIRFFENHQIYHLESNGEALVIFDKIKLARTDETIAFIDYGRELASLIGTKSG from the coding sequence ATGGAAGCTACACCAAAAAATGGTATTCAGGGATTAGTTGAAAACTGGAAAAGCGATTTAATCGCTGCGGTGAGTGTCGCACTTATTGCTCTTCCTCTTTCATTAGGTATTGCTTTAGCAGCAGGAGCACCTGCTATGGCAGGTATCTTTTCAGCAATTGTTGGTGGTTTGGTCACCACTTTTTACAGGGGCGGTCACATATCAGTCAACGGGCCTGCTAAAGGGGTCATCGGAGTCATACTTATGGGTATTGCATTGATGGATGATGGGTCGGGCCAGGCGTTTAATTACGTTTTGGCAGCTATTGTTGTTTCAGGTGCGATTCAAATGGTATTGGGGCTTTTGAAACTAGGTCGATTGGCCGACATATTCCATACTTCAGTGATTCATGGTATTTTAGCAGCTATAGGAATTATCATTTTTGCAAAGCAGATCCATGTTGCCATGGGAACTCAATCAGATAGTCCGAGCATTGTACAGAACCTGATTGATGCCGTAAAATTCTTACCTGACGCAAATCCTTTTGTGTTGATAATTTCTTTGACAGGATTACTTTTGTTGTTGTTTCATTCTAAAATTAGTTACCGCTTTTTTCATCTTTTACCGGCACCAATATGGGTCATAGCCCTTTCTATTCCATTTGTCTATGCCTTCAATTTTTTTGACGAACGAACACTTTCATTCCTGGGAAAGGCATATGAAGTAGGTCCTCAATTATTGTTGGATATGCCTGATACCATCAGGGATTCGATCATGCATCCCAACTTTGCTAAAATTAATACACTTGCTTTCTGGACAACCGTGTTTTCTATATTGATCATAACAAGTATTGAATCATTGGCTATTGCAAAAGCAGTTGACAAAATAGATCCCTACAGACGGAAGACAGATTTGAATAAAGATCTAACAGGTATTGGATTGAGTACTATGGTAGCCGGTTTAATCGGAGGTATGCCCATTATTGCCGTGATTATTCGAAGTACTGTAAATATCCATAACGGTGCGAAAACAAAATGGTCAAATCTCTATCAGGGACTTTTATTACTTCTTTTTATAGTGGTTTTGAGCCCTGTAATGAGACAAGTGCCGCTTTGTGCATTTGCAATTTTACTGGTTTATACCGGTTTTAAACTGGCTTCTCCATCAGTCTTTAAGCAAGCCTATAATCACGGAACAGAACAACTCGTATTCTTTATAGGGACTATGGTTTTAACCCTGTATACGAATTTACTGGTAGGTTTACTCGGTGGATTATTATTGGTATTGCTGACGCATATGTTATTGGCTAGACTGTCAATTCCTGAATTTTTTAAAATGGTGTATAGTTCACGTACCAAATTGTTGAAGAGGCCTGATGGAACTTTCGATCTGAAAATTAGAGGGATTGCAAATTTTTTGGGCATTTTGAAAGTTGAGAAACTTGCGATGCAAATTCCGGCAGGGGCGGATGTCAATATTGATTTGTCAGAAACACGAATGGTAGGGATGACCTATATGGATTTTTTGGCGGAATATTTAAAAACACAAAGAGCGACAGGAGGTGAGGTCTTTATCACCGGCTTGGATTCGCATGTTTCATCATCTACTTATAACAGAGCCTTAAAAATTAGTTTGGTCAGTTCTGTGGCTAAATTATCTCCAAGGCAGAAACGATTGCGAAATTTGGCAACTGAGAAAAATTATCAATACACGAGTCAGGTTGATTGGAATACGATCTATCTAAAAAAGTTTCACTTTTTTGAAATCAGACCTATTGAGCGCAAATACAATTGTCTCAGAGGAACATTTAAAGATCTTGATATATCGTGGGAAATTGCCGATGTGACCTTCAATGAAGGCCAGGCATTTACGGCTGAGACCTTTAACACGACCTTAATGGTCCTGAAATTGAATAAAAAAATACCTGTTTTCACCATGGAAAAAGAAGGGATGTTGGAAAAATTATTTGACCGGGTGATCGCTTTTACGGGTTATAAAGACATTGATTTTAAAATGTATCCCGATTTTTCGAAAAAGTTCTTGCTTATGGGGAATAATGAGTCTGAGATCCGGTCATTTTTTACCGAGGAAATCATTCGCTTTTTCGAGAATCATCAGATTTATCATTTGGAAAGCAATGGCGAGGCACTTGTTATTTTTGATAAAATCAAATTAGCACGGACGGATGAAACCATTGCATTTATCGATTATGGCAGAGAATTAGCCTCGCTTATTGGTACAAAATCAGGGTAA
- a CDS encoding VOC family protein: MKISTFLTFVGDQCGKAKEALNLYTSIFPNSEIKSITHYAEGEVGGTPELIKYGVFTLNGIEYMVSESNYNHAWSFSPAVSLYINDHSDDMIKSIFEKLSSNGGQIMVPLDDYKGEGDYGFGKKFGWCQDKYGISWQFVLSDE; this comes from the coding sequence ATGAAAATATCAACATTCCTAACCTTTGTAGGTGATCAATGTGGCAAGGCCAAAGAAGCGCTAAATCTTTATACATCCATCTTTCCGAATTCAGAAATTAAAAGTATAACGCATTATGCTGAGGGAGAAGTGGGTGGCACACCCGAGCTCATTAAATATGGGGTATTTACATTAAACGGGATTGAATACATGGTTTCAGAAAGTAATTATAATCATGCGTGGTCATTTTCACCGGCAGTCTCACTATATATAAATGACCATTCTGACGATATGATCAAATCAATTTTTGAGAAACTTTCTTCAAATGGAGGCCAAATCATGGTGCCTCTTGATGATTATAAGGGTGAAGGAGATTATGGATTTGGAAAGAAATTTGGATGGTGTCAGGACAAATACGGGATTTCCTGGCAATTTGTACTTTCTGATGAATGA
- a CDS encoding helix-turn-helix domain-containing protein: MDNSQLAIRIKELRSQKGMSQEFLAEESGLSLRTIQRVEKGESNPTGDSLKRLANALNITPDDLLDWAIREDKKYLTYLNLSALTFLFFPLLGILIPFMIWTAKRGKIKNIDKLGKDLINYQITWTILLFLILVLLLAISRTGLIESITLSTFFIVIALLYLINVISIWVNTIRISNEKNVVYSPQIRFLK; this comes from the coding sequence ATGGATAACAGTCAATTAGCCATAAGAATAAAAGAATTAAGAAGCCAAAAAGGTATGTCCCAAGAATTTCTCGCGGAGGAATCGGGTTTAAGTTTAAGAACTATTCAGCGAGTTGAAAAGGGAGAATCAAATCCAACAGGTGATTCACTTAAAAGACTGGCAAATGCCTTAAATATCACCCCGGATGACCTCTTGGATTGGGCCATTAGGGAAGACAAAAAATATTTGACATATCTCAATCTTTCTGCACTGACCTTTCTATTCTTTCCGTTATTAGGAATTTTAATTCCTTTTATGATTTGGACAGCGAAAAGAGGTAAGATTAAAAACATTGATAAATTAGGGAAGGATTTAATCAACTATCAAATTACATGGACAATACTGCTATTTCTCATTCTTGTTTTGTTGTTAGCTATATCAAGAACAGGACTAATTGAAAGTATAACTTTGAGTACTTTTTTCATTGTAATTGCTCTTTTGTATTTGATCAATGTGATTTCAATATGGGTAAATACCATCCGAATTAGCAATGAAAAAAATGTTGTTTATAGTCCTCAAATTAGATTCTTGAAATAA
- a CDS encoding amidohydrolase family protein translates to MINNTVHLFVALILISVSSCKEDKANKYQLVIANASLFNTKTLQVEGNKTVFIKNGFIAKIADSKSSDISLKNTINANERLLTPAFIDVHNHLNFVLGDTVEITNPKEFETARRLLTEQYIPYGVTVVRSAGGREAHIPMQQSWMKTNPEYVDYYPTGGALVSMDTKFYNHVYVGDSTEVVRKIREYYKFGMKHIKVYSLIGEPEMTAAVEVAKELDMNIFGHIENQIISIEAACKLGLINFEHAKTLFLEVIKEYEKASMDLSQLPPDDHENWRYREYEIFNFIGADSPSILKLIALFKENKVSVTPTIHLYAHPIGITNDALQLSLHKEDQLSWSPVQFDRAKEGYEELATLI, encoded by the coding sequence ATGATCAATAATACAGTTCACTTATTTGTTGCTTTAATTCTAATAAGCGTTTCATCTTGTAAAGAAGATAAGGCTAACAAGTATCAGTTAGTCATAGCCAATGCTTCCCTGTTCAATACGAAAACACTCCAGGTAGAGGGAAATAAAACTGTATTTATCAAAAATGGTTTCATTGCCAAAATTGCCGATTCCAAATCATCAGATATTTCACTAAAAAATACGATAAACGCCAATGAACGTCTTCTGACCCCGGCTTTTATCGATGTGCATAATCATCTGAATTTTGTTTTAGGGGATACTGTAGAAATAACTAATCCCAAGGAATTTGAAACAGCCAGGAGACTATTAACAGAGCAATATATACCTTATGGGGTGACTGTTGTGCGTTCTGCAGGAGGCAGAGAAGCCCATATACCCATGCAGCAGTCGTGGATGAAAACTAATCCTGAATATGTTGACTATTACCCTACAGGGGGGGCTTTGGTTTCAATGGACACAAAGTTTTATAACCATGTTTATGTGGGTGACAGTACTGAGGTGGTCAGGAAAATAAGAGAATATTATAAGTTTGGGATGAAGCATATCAAGGTTTATAGTTTGATAGGCGAACCAGAAATGACAGCGGCCGTTGAAGTAGCTAAAGAGTTGGATATGAACATCTTTGGGCACATTGAGAATCAGATAATTTCGATTGAAGCTGCGTGTAAACTGGGCCTGATAAATTTTGAACATGCCAAAACCTTATTTTTGGAAGTCATCAAAGAGTATGAAAAAGCTTCCATGGATTTGTCACAACTCCCCCCCGATGACCACGAAAATTGGCGCTACAGAGAATATGAAATATTTAATTTTATAGGTGCTGACAGTCCTTCAATACTAAAATTAATAGCCTTATTCAAAGAAAATAAGGTCTCCGTTACACCTACCATTCATCTTTACGCCCATCCAATTGGAATTACGAATGATGCCTTACAATTATCCTTGCATAAAGAGGATCAATTAAGCTGGTCGCCAGTACAATTTGACCGGGCCAAAGAGGGCTATGAGGAACTCGCCACTTTAATATAG
- a CDS encoding amidohydrolase family protein, with product MLHKNGIILNTGSDTYEPGKAILSEMLLFNELGIPMNEVLKITSLNSARSMNMDISYGSIEVGKKAQLILFDENPLLEPLNLLSKKTVIKDGYIWKKK from the coding sequence ATGCTTCACAAAAACGGGATAATACTGAATACAGGGTCGGATACCTATGAGCCGGGTAAAGCAATACTTTCTGAAATGTTGTTATTTAACGAATTGGGCATCCCGATGAATGAAGTTTTGAAAATCACTTCATTAAACAGTGCGAGGTCCATGAATATGGACATAAGTTATGGTTCCATTGAAGTAGGAAAAAAAGCTCAACTCATATTATTTGATGAGAACCCGTTGTTGGAACCTTTGAATTTATTGTCAAAAAAGACAGTAATTAAAGATGGTTATATCTGGAAAAAAAAATGA